Proteins encoded in a region of the Malaciobacter mytili LMG 24559 genome:
- a CDS encoding AAA family ATPase, which yields MQLIYQWIDKYRSINDNNLLNSLELNFHHKYRFKYDGKDKLEFEILEKTNYIDTYYKENQYYSMIVGKNGSGKSSIFEMLYNGINISLDMKSRKEKIRDKFIAIFLDEDKFLFYGFEINGQNEIYVSRIESINKINLDIEYREYIDNLRILSINSDFGSLENIETNYEMSRERIKISDNIKKKDITTFLLDRQQAFENNSFMNSNMYESILNYSKNDFIQSFLLNYKYFKSIENNDIELPQYVYFKFDIPPKNYYEYKFKKVINESSEKIKDFLIELSETLLDYYDSIKLSSELSIFQKIESFYIFYLIDKYLFYTSDILVFSDTLLKVDIISKIKDINFGDLDNLYFDDAIDIRFNPFGEFLILKDIILALQNTYHKVIDNSIIINRLENQKYMRNLISSVDSFKQIFTLGQIYLSYDFYPILSSGHQQLFKTFNYILEGIEKFKKDRDSYKKDVLILLDEPDIRLHYEWQRNYIKWLSIFLEQFEDFNFHIIINTHSNLMLSDIPKENVIVLDRKDNKTSVKNITSQTLAQNLFENLNNDFFLDKFIGGYIEDKIKNILEKDDAITTNEKELISNLGEKILRVSLEMKYDIESK from the coding sequence ATGCAATTAATATATCAATGGATAGATAAATATAGAAGTATTAATGATAATAATTTACTAAACAGCTTAGAACTTAATTTTCATCATAAATATAGATTTAAATATGATGGAAAAGATAAACTAGAATTTGAAATATTAGAAAAAACTAACTATATTGATACTTATTATAAAGAAAATCAATACTATTCTATGATTGTTGGTAAAAATGGAAGTGGTAAAAGTTCTATATTTGAAATGCTTTATAATGGTATAAACATATCACTTGATATGAAAAGTAGAAAAGAAAAGATAAGAGATAAATTTATTGCAATTTTTTTAGATGAAGATAAGTTCTTATTTTATGGTTTTGAAATAAATGGGCAAAATGAAATTTATGTATCTAGGATAGAATCAATAAATAAAATAAACCTTGATATAGAATATAGAGAATACATAGACAACTTGAGAATTTTAAGTATTAATTCAGATTTTGGAAGTTTAGAAAATATAGAAACTAACTATGAAATGTCAAGAGAGAGAATAAAAATATCTGATAATATAAAAAAGAAAGATATAACAACATTTTTATTAGATAGGCAACAAGCATTCGAAAATAATTCTTTTATGAATTCCAATATGTATGAATCAATATTAAATTATTCTAAAAATGATTTTATTCAAAGTTTTTTATTAAACTATAAATATTTTAAAAGTATAGAAAATAATGATATAGAATTACCACAATATGTATACTTCAAATTTGACATTCCTCCTAAAAATTATTATGAATATAAGTTCAAAAAAGTGATAAATGAAAGTAGTGAAAAAATAAAAGATTTTTTGATAGAGCTTTCAGAAACTTTGTTAGATTATTATGATTCAATTAAACTTTCATCTGAATTATCAATTTTTCAGAAAATAGAATCATTTTATATATTTTATTTAATAGATAAGTACTTATTTTATACATCAGATATACTAGTATTTAGTGATACTCTATTAAAAGTTGACATTATTTCTAAAATCAAAGACATAAATTTTGGAGATTTAGATAATTTGTACTTTGATGATGCTATTGATATTAGGTTTAATCCATTTGGAGAATTTTTAATTTTAAAAGACATTATTCTTGCTCTACAAAATACTTATCATAAAGTAATTGATAATTCAATAATAATTAATAGATTAGAGAATCAAAAATATATGAGGAACTTAATTTCAAGTGTAGATTCATTTAAACAAATATTTACATTAGGACAGATTTATCTTTCTTATGACTTTTATCCTATATTATCTAGTGGTCATCAACAACTTTTTAAAACATTTAATTATATTTTAGAAGGTATTGAAAAATTTAAAAAAGACAGGGATAGTTATAAAAAAGATGTGTTAATATTACTTGATGAACCAGATATAAGATTACACTATGAATGGCAAAGAAATTACATCAAATGGTTGTCTATATTTTTAGAACAATTTGAAGATTTCAATTTTCATATAATTATTAATACTCATTCAAATTTAATGCTAAGTGATATACCAAAAGAAAATGTAATAGTGTTAGATAGAAAAGATAATAAAACAAGTGTTAAAAATATTACTTCACAAACATTAGCACAAAATTTATTTGAGAATTTGAACAATGACTTTTTCTTAGATAAGTTTATTGGTGGATATATTGAAGATAAGATAAAGAATATACTTGAAAAAGATGATGCTATAACAACTAATGAAAAAGAATTAATTAGCAATTTAGGTGAAAAGATTTTAAGAGTTTCTCTAGAAATGAAATATGATATAGAGAGTAAATAA
- a CDS encoding HNH endonuclease has protein sequence MINIEILSNIDIDYYNFVVLSQDKDKWDVTTNIDGLKKKIEREAKKVKNKDDLEFISFIQKRLKTIVKGDINKLKKIQNIIEVKYTKVWKKIKSYNENAPKGKKRKFIYTILEKIFVTYGYESIISEKIAYKMLRKLDIKVCPYCNINYISFSGTNSNKGIRPELDHFYPKSHYPYFAVSFYNLIPSCRNCNGLKSNNFPKGLYSPYEISENNDDFKFKYIAKNINILSTSLNNIEKGIDKITFQKEIIANNKMFHLDDLYQVHKDVVAEVIWKNRNFPNVLRDSYKNFGISKREAYRIVFCNYSDVNEFNKRPLSKLTYDIQKYF, from the coding sequence ATGATAAATATTGAAATTCTCAGTAATATAGATATAGATTATTATAATTTTGTAGTATTATCACAAGATAAAGATAAATGGGATGTGACTACAAATATTGATGGTCTAAAAAAGAAAATTGAAAGAGAAGCTAAAAAGGTAAAAAACAAAGATGATTTAGAGTTTATAAGTTTTATCCAAAAAAGATTGAAAACGATTGTAAAGGGTGATATAAATAAACTAAAAAAAATTCAAAATATAATTGAAGTTAAATATACAAAAGTATGGAAAAAGATTAAATCCTATAATGAAAATGCTCCTAAAGGTAAAAAACGAAAGTTTATATATACAATACTAGAAAAGATATTCGTAACTTATGGTTATGAAAGTATTATAAGTGAAAAAATAGCATATAAAATGCTTAGAAAGTTAGATATTAAGGTTTGCCCATACTGTAATATTAATTATATATCATTTTCAGGAACAAATAGTAATAAAGGTATAAGACCAGAATTAGATCATTTCTACCCTAAAAGTCATTATCCATATTTTGCAGTTAGTTTTTATAATCTTATTCCCTCTTGTAGAAATTGTAATGGACTTAAATCAAATAATTTTCCAAAAGGACTTTATTCACCATATGAAATATCGGAAAATAATGATGATTTTAAGTTTAAATATATAGCTAAAAATATAAATATACTTTCTACAAGTTTAAATAATATAGAAAAAGGTATTGATAAAATAACATTTCAAAAAGAAATTATAGCTAACAATAAAATGTTTCATTTAGATGATTTATACCAAGTACATAAAGATGTAGTTGCAGAAGTTATCTGGAAAAATAGAAACTTTCCAAATGTATTAAGAGATAGTTATAAAAATTTTGGAATTAGTAAAAGGGAAGCATATAGAATAGTTTTCTGTAACTATAGTGATGTAAATGAATTCAATAAAAGACCATTAAGTAAATTAACTTATGATATACAAAAATATTTTTAA